A portion of the Cervus elaphus chromosome X, mCerEla1.1, whole genome shotgun sequence genome contains these proteins:
- the LOC122689444 gene encoding late histone H2B.L4-like: MGNTSVGTGGFDVAHTSSENSAEDLGTKETGISKTEPSVIESSETETSETEPSEPEPFDAEPKKAKLLRQVHTGLSLSHKVVNVMDSFVKDIFEWIAEEAGCLAISNNHCTITSGEIQTAVCLLLPGEICKYAMSEATNSVIRYNCCR; this comes from the exons atggggaatacat CTGTGGGGACTGGAGGCTTCGACGTGGCTCATACATCCTCTGAGAACTCTGCAGAAGACCTAGGCACCAAAGAAACTGGTATTTCCAAAACTGAGCCCTCTGTAATAGAGTCCTCTGAAACGGAGACCTCAGAAACAGAGCCCTCTGAACCGGAGCCCTTTGATGCGGAGCCAAAGAAGGCAAA GTTGCTGAGGCAAGTGCACACAGGCCTGAGTCTCTCCCACAAGGTGGTGAACGTCATGGATTCGTTTGTGAAGGATATTTTTGAGTGGATAGCCGAAGAGGCCGGGTGCCTGGCCATCTCCAACAATCACTGCACCATCACGAGTGGAGAGATCCAGACAGCTGTGTGTCTTCTCTTGCCTGGGGAGATCTGCAAGTATGCCATGTCTGAGGCCACCAACTCAGTCATCAGATACAACTGCTGCAGATGA